In Streptomyces sp. SID8374, one genomic interval encodes:
- a CDS encoding dihydrodipicolinate synthase family protein, with product MTAPVPLPQGPYTPRTTPLALAPGGAPLTSRTVFSAAHVVADPYADISPDDPAAVDWESTLAFRRHLWSHGLGVAEAMDTAQRGMGLDWAGAAELIRRSAAEAKAMGGRIACGVGTDQLPATGEPTLAEVRSAYEEQLALAEENAVQPILMASRALARAAGGPEDYLSTYAHLLRQASEPVILHWLGPMFDPALDGYWGSGDLDEATDTFLKVIAEHPDKVDGIKISLLDAAREIDVRRRLPGGVRCYTGDDFNYPELIAGDEQGFSHALLGIFDPLGPLAAHAVRVLDTGDVAGFRALLDPTVELSRHLFQPPTRFYKTGVVFLAWLAGHQDHFTMAGGLQSARSLPHLAKAYELADGLGLFPDPELAAHRMRALLAVHGGTR from the coding sequence GTGACGGCTCCGGTGCCGCTGCCGCAGGGCCCGTACACACCGCGTACGACGCCTCTCGCCCTTGCGCCGGGAGGGGCGCCGCTCACCTCCCGTACGGTCTTCTCGGCGGCCCACGTGGTCGCGGACCCGTACGCGGACATCAGCCCGGACGACCCGGCGGCGGTCGACTGGGAGTCCACGCTCGCCTTCCGCCGCCACCTCTGGTCGCACGGCCTGGGTGTGGCGGAGGCGATGGACACGGCGCAGCGCGGGATGGGCCTGGACTGGGCGGGCGCGGCCGAACTGATCCGCCGCTCGGCGGCCGAGGCGAAGGCGATGGGCGGCAGGATCGCCTGCGGCGTGGGCACGGACCAGCTGCCCGCGACGGGCGAGCCGACCCTCGCCGAGGTCAGGTCGGCGTACGAGGAGCAGCTGGCCCTCGCCGAGGAGAACGCCGTACAACCGATCCTGATGGCGTCCCGCGCCCTGGCCCGGGCGGCAGGGGGCCCGGAGGACTACCTGTCCACGTACGCGCACCTCCTGCGCCAGGCCTCGGAGCCGGTGATCCTGCACTGGCTGGGCCCGATGTTCGATCCGGCCCTCGACGGCTACTGGGGCAGCGGCGACCTGGACGAGGCGACGGACACGTTCCTGAAGGTCATCGCCGAACACCCGGACAAGGTCGACGGCATCAAGATCTCCCTCCTGGACGCGGCCCGCGAGATCGACGTCCGGCGCCGCCTCCCGGGCGGGGTGCGGTGCTACACGGGCGACGACTTCAACTACCCGGAGCTGATCGCGGGCGACGAACAGGGCTTCAGCCACGCGCTGTTGGGCATCTTCGACCCGCTGGGCCCGCTGGCGGCACATGCGGTACGGGTGCTGGACACGGGGGACGTGGCAGGCTTCCGCGCCCTCCTGGACCCCACGGTCGAACTCTCCCGCCACCTCTTCCAGCCGCCGACCCGCTTCTACAAGACGGGCGTGGTGTTCCTGGCCTGGCTGGCGGGCCACCAGGACCACTTCACGATGGCGGGCGGATTGCAGTCGGCGCGCTCGCTGCCGCACCTGGCGAAGGCGTACGAACTGGCGGACGGCTTGGGCCTGTTCCCGGACCCGGAGCTGGCGGCCCACCGTATGCGAGCGCTCCTCGCGGTCCACGGAGGAACACGATGA
- a CDS encoding sugar phosphate isomerase/epimerase family protein: MNEHLSRLSLNQETIKQWSLPELAEGCVKAGIGRVGLWRAPIQAYGVERTARLLADAGLTVTSLCRGGFLTALDPAERAAALDDNRRAIDEAATVSTDTLVLVSGGLPPGSRDLHGARERVADALAELAPYAAERGVRLAIEPLHPMFASDRCVVSTLAQALDLAERFPAEQVGVVVDTYHVWWDDRAPAEIARAGAGGRIHSFQLADWITPLPAGVLLGRGQLGDGSVDFRAFRRHVEAAGFDGPIEVEIFNETLWARDGAEVLAEVAERYGQHAC, translated from the coding sequence ATGAACGAGCACCTGTCCCGCCTCTCGCTCAACCAGGAGACCATCAAGCAGTGGTCGCTGCCCGAGCTGGCGGAGGGCTGCGTCAAGGCGGGCATCGGCCGGGTCGGCCTGTGGCGGGCGCCGATCCAGGCGTACGGCGTCGAGCGCACGGCCAGGCTCCTGGCGGACGCGGGCCTCACGGTCACCAGCCTCTGCCGCGGCGGCTTCCTCACCGCCCTGGACCCGGCGGAGAGGGCCGCAGCCCTGGACGACAACCGCCGGGCGATCGACGAGGCGGCGACCGTCTCCACGGACACCCTGGTCCTGGTCTCCGGCGGCCTCCCGCCCGGCAGCCGGGACCTGCACGGCGCCCGCGAACGAGTGGCGGATGCGCTGGCCGAACTCGCCCCGTACGCGGCGGAGCGCGGCGTACGGCTGGCGATCGAACCGCTGCACCCGATGTTCGCCTCGGACCGCTGCGTGGTCTCAACTCTCGCCCAGGCCCTGGACCTTGCGGAACGCTTCCCGGCCGAGCAGGTGGGGGTGGTCGTCGACACGTACCACGTCTGGTGGGACGACCGGGCCCCCGCCGAGATCGCCCGCGCGGGAGCGGGCGGCCGCATCCACTCCTTCCAGCTGGCCGACTGGATCACCCCGCTCCCGGCGGGCGTGCTGCTGGGCCGGGGCCAACTGGGCGACGGAAGCGTGGACTTCCGCGCGTTCCGCAGGCACGTGGAGGCGGCGGGCTTCGACGGCCCGATCGAGGTGGAGATCTTCAACGAGACGCTGTGGGCCCGGGACGGGGCGGAGGTGCTGGCCGAGGTGGCTGAGCGCTATGGGCAACATGCCTGCTGA
- a CDS encoding Gfo/Idh/MocA family oxidoreductase, translating to MTRRTVRIAMNGVTGRMGYRQHLVRSILAIREQGGLDLGDGEVLWPEPVLVGRRAHALEELAARHGLTEWSTDLDAVLADDTVDIYFDAQVTSARVEAIKKAVAAGKHIYTEKPTATDVEGALDLARLARDAGIKHGVVQDKIFLPGLLKLKRLIDGGFFGEILSVRGEFGYWVFEGDWQEAQRPSWNYRAEDGGGIVVDMFPHWEYVLHELFGQVTSVTAHVQTHVPQRWDEHGKPYEATADDAAYGIFQLAGGAVAQINSSWTVRVNRDELVEFQVDGTHGSAVAGLRNCRVQHRSSTPKPVWNPDLPVTESFRDQWQEIPDNQEFDNGFKAQWELFLRHVALDEPYTWDLLAGARGVQLAELGLKSSAEGRRFEVPELTL from the coding sequence GTGACACGCAGGACAGTGCGCATCGCCATGAACGGCGTCACAGGTCGCATGGGATACCGGCAGCATCTGGTGCGTTCGATCCTCGCGATCCGCGAGCAGGGCGGCCTCGACCTGGGCGACGGCGAGGTGCTCTGGCCCGAGCCCGTCCTCGTCGGCCGCCGCGCCCACGCCCTGGAGGAGCTGGCCGCCCGGCACGGCCTGACCGAGTGGTCGACGGACCTGGACGCGGTGCTCGCGGACGACACGGTCGACATCTACTTCGACGCCCAGGTCACCTCGGCCCGGGTGGAGGCGATCAAGAAGGCCGTGGCGGCGGGCAAGCACATCTACACCGAGAAGCCCACGGCCACGGACGTCGAGGGCGCCCTCGACCTGGCCCGCCTCGCCCGGGACGCGGGCATCAAGCACGGCGTGGTCCAGGACAAGATCTTCCTGCCGGGCCTGCTGAAGCTGAAGCGCCTGATAGACGGCGGCTTCTTCGGCGAAATCCTCTCCGTCCGGGGGGAGTTCGGCTACTGGGTCTTCGAGGGCGACTGGCAGGAGGCCCAGCGCCCCTCGTGGAACTACCGCGCGGAGGACGGCGGCGGCATCGTCGTGGACATGTTCCCGCACTGGGAGTACGTGCTCCACGAGCTGTTCGGCCAGGTCACCTCCGTAACGGCGCATGTGCAGACGCACGTTCCGCAGCGCTGGGACGAGCACGGCAAGCCGTACGAGGCGACCGCCGACGACGCCGCGTACGGGATCTTCCAGCTGGCGGGCGGGGCGGTCGCGCAGATCAACTCGTCCTGGACGGTCCGGGTCAACCGCGACGAGCTGGTGGAGTTCCAGGTGGACGGCACGCACGGCTCGGCGGTGGCCGGCCTGCGCAACTGCCGTGTACAGCACCGCTCTTCGACCCCCAAGCCGGTCTGGAACCCGGACCTTCCGGTCACGGAGTCGTTCCGCGACCAGTGGCAGGAGATCCCGGACAACCAGGAGTTCGACAACGGCTTCAAGGCGCAGTGGGAGCTGTTCCTGCGCCATGTGGCGCTGGACGAGCCGTACACCTGGGACCTGCTGGCGGGTGCGCGGGGCGTCCAACTCGCCGAGCTGGGGCTGAAGTCGTCGGCGGAGGGCCGCCGCTTCGAGGTGCCGGAGCTGACGCTGTGA